Proteins encoded within one genomic window of Candidatus Berkiella cookevillensis:
- a CDS encoding glutaredoxin family protein yields MSKIFCGVFSPIFLSIILTLSFLSPASAATANIEKTTRDNNEVSIYVASWCSHCRKAKEYLDQLQVTYTLYDIDTPNGQEKFDALHAQGIPIITVGEYRMDGFNAVQLTKVLCQHAVLENCSGAVS; encoded by the coding sequence ATGTCAAAAATCTTTTGTGGTGTGTTTTCCCCAATATTTTTATCTATTATACTAACTCTATCATTCTTATCACCTGCTTCTGCGGCAACCGCAAATATCGAAAAAACGACGCGAGATAATAACGAAGTTTCTATTTACGTTGCTTCTTGGTGCTCTCACTGTCGCAAAGCTAAAGAATACCTAGATCAATTACAAGTAACTTATACTCTTTACGACATTGATACACCCAACGGACAAGAAAAATTTGATGCATTACATGCGCAAGGTATACCCATTATTACGGTGGGAGAATATCGAATGGACGGATTTAACGCTGTTCAATTGACAAAAGTACTCTGCCAACATGCAGTATTAGAAAATTGCTCAGGAGCAGTCTCCTAA